Proteins found in one Miscanthus floridulus cultivar M001 chromosome 4, ASM1932011v1, whole genome shotgun sequence genomic segment:
- the LOC136547915 gene encoding mitogen-activated protein kinase kinase kinase 5-like has product MPSWWKRSKSAFHRSSVTSASTPSSPARASTSRVQPGPGGRAGRRGDLLAPPKLTRQRKLRHVDVDNVDVELGDLGIDDVSDRSSSSSPPQQRGRSSASEAIGIPVGTPISRSASAREGGVQPPRSASSPVLHPLPLPSPRPPDPLGPADGWGDRTTLAPRVISQIAQKFPEHNELLPNGTKRATFSHHRNAFREKFQDKSSPEIMNFRLNIPAKSAPSSGFSSPVCSPRRFSNADFSSTMAPAQGPLVWSAPSIQSTDFMGVSFSPEKYAGVPDRSSFSSALRSPILMPRNTSAPPSPMHSKLYPDNNISRIEGNGSVSFHPLPLPPGASSPMQTGFTTQSAPKVEMPSVAGQWQKGKLLGSGTFGCVYEATNRHTGALCAMKEVNIIPDDAKSAESLKQLEQEVKFLSQFKHENIVQYYGSDIIEDRFYIYLEYVHPGSINKYVKQHYGAMTESVIRNFTRHILRGLAFLHGQKIMHRDIKGANLLVDVQGVVKLADFGMAKHLSTAAPNLSLKGTPYWMVLFHGISDSSKIEFR; this is encoded by the exons ATGCCGTCCTGGTGGAAGCGCTCCAAGTCGGCGTTCCACCGCTCGTCCGTCACCTCCGCCTCCACGCCGTCGTCCCCCGCGCGGGCGTCCACCTCGCGCGTCCAGCCCGGACCCGGAGGCCGCGCGGGGAGGCGGGGGGACCTCCTCGCGCCGCCCAAGCTCACGCGCCAGCGGAAGCTGCGCCACGTCGACGTGGACAACGTCGACGTCGAGCTTGGGGACCTCGGCATCGACGATGTCTCCGAcaggtcgtcctcctcctccccgccGCAGCAGAGGGGCCGCTCCTCGGCCTCCGAGGCCATTGGGATCCCGGTCGGCACCCCCATCTCCAGGTCCGCCAGCGCCAGGGAGGGTGGGGTGCAACCGCCCCGGTCCGCGTCCTCGCCCGTCCTGCACCCGCTGCCGCTGCCCTCGCCCAGGCCGCCGGACCCGCTCGGGCCCGCCGATGGGTGGGGCGACAGGACGACGCTCGCGCCCAG GGTGATAAGCCAGATTGCACAGAAGTTTCCTGAGCACAATGAATTATtaccaaatggaacaaaacgggCTACCTTTAGTCACCACAGGAATGCATTCCGTGAGAAGTTCCAGGATAAGAGTTCACCAGAAATTATGAACTTTCGGTTGAACATTCCTGCTAAAAGTGCTCCGAGCAGTGGCTTTTCAAGTCCTGTGTGCAGCCCTCGAAGATTTAGCAATGCTGACTTCTCATCTACTATGGCACCTGCTCAAGGACCCCTTGTGTGGTCCGCTCCATCTATCCAATCAACAGATTTTATGGGAGTTTCATTCTCTCCTGAAAAATATGCAGGGGTTCCAGACCGATCTTCTTTCTCTAGTGCATTAAGAAGTCCTATTCTTATGCCAAGGAATACCAGTGCCCCTCCATCACCTATGCACTCTAAATTGTACCCAGATAACAATATTTCACGCATTGAAGGAAATGGGAGTGTCAGCTTTCACCCATTACCGCTCCCTCCTGGTGCTTCAAGTCCAATGCAAACAGGTTTTACCACTCAGTCTGCTCCAAAAGTTGAAATGCCCTCAGTGGCTGGTCAGTGGCAAAAAGGAAAACTTCTAGGTAGCGGCACATTTGGTTGTGTGTATGAAGCTACCAATAG GCACACAGGAGCTCTCTGTGCAATGAAAGAAGTCAACATAATTCCTGATGATGCTAAATCTGCTGAGTCCTTGAAGCAATTAGAGCAG GAAGTAAAGTTCCTAAGCCAGTTTAAGCATGAAAACATAGTGCAGTATTATGGCAGTGACATT ATTGAAGATCGTTTTTACATTTACCTGGAATACGTTCACCCGGGTTCAATTAATAAGTATGTCAAACAACATTATGGAGCAATGACAGAATCAGTTATTCGCAACTTCACCCGCCATATTCTAAGGGGTCTAGCATTTTTGCATGGCCAAAAGATTATGCATAG GGATATCAAAGGAGCAAATCTGCTAGTTGATGTTCAGGGTGTAGTCAAATTGGCTGACTTTGGAATGGCCAAGCAT